The DNA window GCTGCTCGGAGCGCGCGCGGTATGGCTACAACTCGTCGGCTATTTCGCCCTCGGGTATCTGGGCTTGCTCTTGTGGCGCGTCGGCTACCGCGGCTGGCGTGCGTTGTCCGGCCTGGGAGAGAGGACCGGCGCAGTGGTGGGGCCGCCCGACTACTCCGGGGAAGGCGATCAGCCGATCGACCCCTGAAACCGGTACGGGCGCCCGCGCGTAATGGTGCGTACCCCGGTACCCGGAGACGAAACGCATGGAAGAGCTGATCCCGATTTTCCTGTTCCTGATGATCGGCGCGGTGGCCATTTTGAGGCCCGTGACCAAGAAGATCGGCCTCCTGATCGAGGCCATGGCCGAGGAACGGAAGGCCGCCCTGCGGGGGCCATCCGACTTGAGCGCGGTGCAGTTCGAGCGGGTTACCCACCTCCTGGAGCGGATGAGCGACCGCTTCGATCACATGGAGGAGCGCGTCCAGTTCGTGGAGCGGCTGATCGACAATCGGGAGCACAAGGGCCGTCTGAGCGTCTGATGCCGGCGGATCTTCGGATCCCCTGGCATGGCAGTTGCCCTTCTAGTGCCCCGACAAAGGCGGCGATCGCAATCGGTCGCACGCGTTGGTGTGGTCGGAGATGGGAGTTGGGGAAGATGAAGGCACGACTTGGAGCCGTCCTGCTGCTGGCGTTGCTCGCGATCCCTGCGACTTCGGTCGCGCAGGAAAGGTCGGCCGATGAGGATGCGCGCCCGGGGGCCTCGGCGGTGGTCGGCCAGAACGCGGGCGAGCATCTGAAGGACACCGGAGCGATCGACCTCCCGGCCGGTCCGCGGGTGATTTCGCCCCGATTCGAAGCAATCTCCCTGGAGCCCAAGGTCGAAAACCGGTTCGCGACCGACGACGTCGCGCTGCGACCCGTGACCAGGGGTCATGCCTCCGCGCTCATGATAGCCGGAGCGGCGCTTCTCGTAACGGGCATACTCATCGAAGGGGACGCTGGGGCGCTGGTGGCGGTCGCGGGCGCGGGGATCGGCGCGTACGGCCTGTACCTGTACTTCTCCGTTTGAGTACAGACGCGCCGCGCGGTGTCTGGTGCGAAAAAAGTTGCGGCCCCGACGAGTTTCCTCGCCGGGGCCGTTGGCGTAATGAGCGCATGGCCTGGCCGTGGCCCGCTACGCAGGCGCGGCCGGTGGGCTACTTCTTGTAGGCTTCAGGCACGGCCCCCCCGATCGAGCGGTAACGCTCCAGCAGCCTGTCCTGGCGCGTAGGGGCGTCCATCTCCCGGCCGGCGATGAACACGTGCTCGGCGCGCGTCAGGGGCTCGAACGGATCGCCACTCCAGACGACCACGTCGGCGGACTTGCCGGGCTCCAGCGAGCCCACGTCCTCCGCCACGCCCCACACCTCCGCCGGCGTCAGCGTGACGGCGCGCAGCGCGTCCGCGTACGGCATGCCGTTGCGCACGGCGGCGCCCGCCAGCAGCCGCAGGTTGCGCACGTTGTGTGTCCCCAGAGCCGGTGAGCCGACGAGCACGCCGGTGGAGAACGCGACCGGAACGCCAGCTTCGGCGAGGCGCGCGGCGCCCTCCAGGGAGATCGCCAGCCGGTCGTAGCTCGGGATGTTCTCGGTGGGGTTGGTGACGACGGGCACGCCCGCCTCCGCGATCGCATCGGCCACCACCCAGCCCTCGGCCGCGCCCGACAGGATGAGGTCCAGGCCGAACTCCTCGGCGAGCGCGATCGCCGCCAGGATCTCCGTCGTGCGGTTGGCGTCCAGCACGAGCGGCAGCTCGCCGTTCACGACCGGTACGAGCGCCTCCAGATCCAGCCGACTCAGCGCGTATTCGCGTCGCGCCCCGGCGTTGAAGGCGCCCCTGTTGGCGGCGTAGTCACGCGCGTCCTGGAGCGCCTCGCGCATGCGCATCAGCGCTGCTCCGCGCGATCCCCCGAACCTGCCGGCGGCGCCCTGGTCCAGCGCCGACACCATCGCCAGCGGGTCGCGCACAATCAGGTCGGCGGGGCGAGCGCCGTCCAGGTCGATCAACGCCGCCTGGCCGCGGATCAGCGCCGCGCCGGTGGGCCTCACCACCGCGCGCGTGACGCCGCCCGTCGCCGCCACCGGGATCAGAGTGGAGAAGGGGTTGAGTCCGTCCGAAGCGCGGAACGCGGCGGTGACGCGGTCGTCCGAGCTGGAAGCGTCCACCGTCTGGCGCACGGCGCCTATCTCCACGACGCCGAGTTGCGAGGACGACTCGATCAGTCCTGGGGTAACGACCTTGCCCGTGCCGTCGATCACGAGGGCGCCCGCCGGCGCCTGCAAATCGGCGCCCAGGGCCACGATCCGGCCGTCCTCGAAGACGATCGTGCCGCCCTCGATCACGCTTCCGGAGACCGTGTGTATGCGCGCGTTCGTGACCGCGACGGTCTGCGCCGCGGCGTCTCCGCTCACCAGCACGAGCGCCGCCAGCCAAGCGGCTCGGACAACCTTCCTGGCGGGCGTCACGGGGTCACCTCCTCGGGCAGGATGCCAAGCATGAAATCGGCGAGCGGCTGGTGCTCCGGGTCGGAGC is part of the Gemmatimonadota bacterium genome and encodes:
- a CDS encoding amidohydrolase family protein, with product MTPARKVVRAAWLAALVLVSGDAAAQTVAVTNARIHTVSGSVIEGGTIVFEDGRIVALGADLQAPAGALVIDGTGKVVTPGLIESSSQLGVVEIGAVRQTVDASSSDDRVTAAFRASDGLNPFSTLIPVAATGGVTRAVVRPTGAALIRGQAALIDLDGARPADLIVRDPLAMVSALDQGAAGRFGGSRGAALMRMREALQDARDYAANRGAFNAGARREYALSRLDLEALVPVVNGELPLVLDANRTTEILAAIALAEEFGLDLILSGAAEGWVVADAIAEAGVPVVTNPTENIPSYDRLAISLEGAARLAEAGVPVAFSTGVLVGSPALGTHNVRNLRLLAGAAVRNGMPYADALRAVTLTPAEVWGVAEDVGSLEPGKSADVVVWSGDPFEPLTRAEHVFIAGREMDAPTRQDRLLERYRSIGGAVPEAYKK